The genomic window ATATCCATTGCGCGCGCCGCAAAATCCCAAAGTGACGGATGAGTAGCGCGATTGTGCCGGCAGGATGTTCTCCCTGTTCGCAGAGCCGTCCAATGAGGATCTGTGCTTTGTTCAACTGACGGTGCCCGAGTGCGTCGGCGAGTTCAAAGACTGTGATCCCCCGCGTGTTGTCGATCACCTGGGCGACATCTTCGCGCGAGATTGGATTGGATGGGGTAGCGATAAAGAGTTTTTCGATTTCGCCGTTCAATTCGCGCAAATTTGACCCGATGCTCATGTGGAGCAGGTGAGCCGCGTCGGGCGCGATTTGCCTACCCAGGGTTTTGACATGTGTCTGTATCCAGGCCGGGATCTCATTGTCGTAGGGTGGGCGAAATTCGATTGCACTCGCGCGTTTTCTGAGTTCGGCAAATAGTTTTTTGCGTCCATCGGGTTTGGCGGCTGTGATGATTATGGTCGTTGTTTCGGGTGGAGATTCGATGAGGGGCAAGAGTTCGGAGCTGGCTGAATCGGGTAAGCGGTCGGCGTTTTTGAGGACGATCAGGCGGCGTTGCGCCATCATTGGAAAGGTGAGTGCTTGTGCAATGAGCTGGGGAATATCGAGGTCTTCGGCGCGATAGATGTCGAGATTGAAGGGACGCGCCGCGGGTTCAATGAGGATTTCGACGAGGGCGTTGAGAAGCTGGTCGCGTTGAAAATCTTCTTCCCCGTAGAAATAGTAGAGGGATGAGATTTCGCCTTTTTTTACGGCATCGAGGATTTGAGCTGGCGAGGGTCCAGTTTTGCGAGGACGTCGGGTAGCCATCTGTTTTATCCGAGGGGTCTAAAGGTCTTTAAAGTCCGCGTCTTGAATTTGTGAATCGTCAATGTCGCGCCGTGATTTTTTTTTCGATGCTTCAGGTGGGCGCATTAGGATGGCGAGAAACAAGCGACCGACAAAACGAAAAAATAGGACAAGAGCAAGGACGATGAGAAATATACGAAGCAACATGGGCGTCTCCAGGAGCCTTGATGGCTCAATCTGCGGCGGTGTGGCGGTATGTGGGTGTCGATTCAATTTTGGGCGCGCCAAACCATCGCCAGATAAGGCTGATTAGAACAGGTACAACGACCAGTGTGAGGGCAGTGGCAAATGCGAGACCAAAGATGACAGCCACGCCCATTGGTCCCCACCATTGACTGCTGCGTCCCCCAATTTCCCATGAAAAGGAAAGAAAGTCAAAACTGATACCCGTGGCAAGGGGCAACAGGCCCAGGATGGTGGTTATGGCTGTGAGTATGACGGGGCGAAATCGCACGACGCCTGCGCGTATGATTGCCTCGCGCGCTGAAAGGCCGCGCTGGCGCAATTGCAGGGTATAGCCGATTAGAACGATGGCGTTGTTGACAACCACGCCCGCAAGGCTGATCACGCCAATGCCCGTCATGAGAATGCCAAAAGGAGTTCCGGTGACTATCAGGCCGATCAACACGCCAATCATAGACAAAATGACGGAGGTGAGAATGGTAAAGGGCAGGGCCAGGGAATTGAATTGCGTAATCAGAATGAGCGCGATGCCCGCCAATGCTATGAGCAGAGCTTTAGAAAGAAAGGCGGTGGCTTTTTGCTGTTCTTCATTTTCTCCAGA from Gemmatimonadota bacterium includes these protein-coding regions:
- the holA gene encoding DNA polymerase III subunit delta, whose amino-acid sequence is MATRRPRKTGPSPAQILDAVKKGEISSLYYFYGEEDFQRDQLLNALVEILIEPAARPFNLDIYRAEDLDIPQLIAQALTFPMMAQRRLIVLKNADRLPDSASSELLPLIESPPETTTIIITAAKPDGRKKLFAELRKRASAIEFRPPYDNEIPAWIQTHVKTLGRQIAPDAAHLLHMSIGSNLRELNGEIEKLFIATPSNPISREDVAQVIDNTRGITVFELADALGHRQLNKAQILIGRLCEQGEHPAGTIALLIRHFGILRRAQWISGQRLPRNAMASRLKVPAFFLNNYLDQARLFDERALWNAHDALLDADNRLKSSGGTPHEILAHLAYRICRASP